A genomic segment from Aliidongia dinghuensis encodes:
- a CDS encoding SPFH domain-containing protein produces the protein MHPGKYSFNSFAGKVILVPTTSFMLKWVKGEVGGHKLDENLAEVGLITKDAFECGLPLSVVIHIDYTRAPEVIQRFGDVQKLVEQTLDPMVSSYFKNSGQTRTLLQLLQQRAEIQDIATREMKEKFERYSLELQEVMIGTPRSLAGDQSIERILDQLRQREVAREQVETYRSQQEAAISEKALNETRAIAAQQAALTQSKIAIEVAQNQGSAKVELAKRTAEETVLTAEAQRRRQTLEGEGEAARVKAVGDATASATRAQVDAYGGAQYRLAEMVLTRFAEAAERGQLQLVPQIQVGSAGDSGGADHGMLGALMGLMLKSVVADGGLKQVPPPKD, from the coding sequence ATACACCCCGGCAAGTACTCGTTCAACAGCTTCGCCGGCAAGGTCATCCTCGTGCCGACCACCAGCTTCATGCTGAAATGGGTCAAGGGCGAGGTGGGCGGCCATAAGCTCGACGAGAACCTGGCCGAGGTCGGGCTCATCACCAAGGACGCGTTCGAGTGCGGCCTGCCGCTCTCGGTCGTGATCCATATCGACTACACGCGGGCGCCTGAGGTCATCCAGCGCTTCGGCGACGTGCAGAAGCTGGTCGAGCAGACGCTCGACCCGATGGTGAGCTCGTACTTCAAGAACTCGGGCCAGACGCGCACCTTGCTGCAGCTGCTGCAGCAGCGCGCCGAGATCCAGGACATTGCGACGCGCGAGATGAAGGAGAAGTTCGAGCGCTATTCGCTGGAGCTGCAGGAAGTGATGATCGGCACGCCGCGCTCGCTCGCGGGCGACCAGAGCATCGAGCGCATCCTCGACCAGCTGCGCCAGCGCGAGGTGGCGCGCGAGCAGGTCGAGACCTACAGGAGCCAGCAGGAGGCCGCGATCAGCGAGAAGGCCTTGAACGAGACGCGTGCCATTGCCGCCCAGCAGGCGGCCTTGACCCAGTCCAAGATCGCGATCGAGGTGGCGCAGAACCAGGGTTCCGCCAAGGTCGAGCTGGCGAAGCGCACGGCGGAGGAGACGGTGCTGACCGCCGAGGCCCAGCGCCGGCGCCAGACGCTCGAGGGCGAAGGCGAGGCCGCGCGCGTCAAGGCGGTCGGCGATGCGACGGCGAGCGCGACCCGGGCCCAGGTCGACGCCTATGGCGGCGCCCAGTACCGCCTGGCCGAGATGGTGCTGACCCGCTTCGCCGAGGCGGCCGAGCGCGGCCAGCTGCAGCTGGTGCCGCAGATCCAGGTCGGATCGGCGGGCGACTCGGGCGGTGCGGACCACGGCATGCTGGGCGCGCTCATGGGCCTGATGCTGAAATCCGTCGTGGCCGACGGTGGGCTGAAGCAGGTGCCGCCGCCGAAGGACTGA
- a CDS encoding 3'-5' exonuclease family protein yields MSAIRSTRTWSFARLAGRVTAKRNRRAIINIDSSGLGSDSWPVSVAWRILDTGREGHVLIKPAPTWHGWDAEAEAIHGISRERLAREGVTPPEAATEIALALTGLEVHSDAPALDQMWLDKIFEDAASLQAPALRRYGELFPGAARRDYQALVRAAGAQAAQWKALADIRRLAAAVTLYEAR; encoded by the coding sequence ATGAGCGCGATCCGATCGACCAGGACCTGGAGTTTTGCCCGACTTGCCGGCCGTGTCACTGCAAAACGCAACCGTCGCGCGATCATCAATATCGACAGTTCGGGCCTGGGATCGGACAGCTGGCCGGTCTCGGTCGCCTGGCGCATCCTCGACACCGGCCGCGAGGGCCATGTGCTGATCAAGCCGGCGCCGACCTGGCACGGCTGGGATGCGGAGGCCGAGGCGATCCACGGCATCAGCCGCGAGCGGCTCGCCCGCGAGGGTGTCACTCCGCCCGAGGCGGCAACGGAGATCGCGCTGGCACTCACCGGCCTCGAGGTGCATTCGGACGCCCCGGCGCTCGACCAGATGTGGCTCGACAAGATCTTCGAGGACGCCGCCAGCCTGCAGGCGCCCGCCTTGCGCCGCTACGGCGAGCTGTTCCCGGGCGCTGCACGCCGCGACTACCAGGCGCTGGTCCGGGCGGCCGGCGCCCAGGCGGCACAATGGAAGGCGCTCGCCGATATCCGCCGCCTGGCCGCGGCAGTGACGCTCTACGAAGCTCGCTAG
- a CDS encoding NAD(P)/FAD-dependent oxidoreductase has protein sequence MTEPFPLSPSLWAATAPPAAATPPLGEATRADVCIVGGGYCGLSAALHLAEQGADTVLLEAREPGWGGSGRNGGQVIPGLKYDPLELEAKFGPEAGPQLVAFAGSTADTVFDLIGRHAMDVPHVRNGWIQGAHTEAGLGEVARRAEQWAARGVATELLDRDGVARKLGSHSYLGGWIDKRGGAIQPLAFARGLARAALAAGARIHGGTAVTRLERQGDRWRVETDRGVAVDAAQVLMATNAYTGDVVPRLRRTVIAVNSFQVATEPLGDNVRKTILPEGHVSSDTRKLLLYFRLDHQGRLLMGGRGPFREPRGADDWAHLERVLGKLFPQAKGTPIAYRWCGRVAVTRDYLPHLHEPAPGLLVDIGCMGRGVGLQTTMGRALARYLGSGNQAELPLPVVPITPIPAHALNRLYVSAIVAWYRLTDGGVK, from the coding sequence ATGACCGAGCCCTTTCCCCTGTCGCCCTCGCTCTGGGCCGCGACGGCCCCGCCGGCGGCTGCGACACCCCCTTTGGGCGAGGCGACTCGGGCCGACGTCTGCATCGTCGGCGGTGGCTATTGCGGGCTGAGCGCCGCGCTGCACCTGGCCGAGCAGGGCGCCGACACGGTGCTGCTCGAGGCGCGCGAGCCCGGCTGGGGCGGCTCGGGCCGGAACGGCGGCCAGGTCATTCCCGGCCTCAAATACGATCCCCTGGAGCTCGAGGCGAAGTTCGGGCCGGAGGCGGGGCCCCAGCTGGTCGCGTTCGCCGGCAGCACCGCGGACACCGTGTTCGACCTGATCGGCCGGCATGCCATGGACGTGCCCCACGTCCGTAACGGCTGGATCCAGGGCGCGCATACCGAGGCGGGCCTGGGCGAGGTCGCGCGCCGGGCCGAGCAATGGGCGGCGCGCGGCGTCGCGACCGAGCTGCTCGATCGCGACGGTGTCGCGCGCAAGCTCGGCTCGCATTCCTATCTCGGCGGCTGGATCGACAAGCGCGGCGGCGCCATCCAGCCGTTGGCCTTCGCCCGCGGCCTCGCGCGCGCCGCACTCGCCGCCGGTGCGCGCATTCATGGCGGCACGGCGGTGACCCGGCTCGAACGGCAGGGCGACCGCTGGCGGGTCGAGACCGACCGGGGCGTCGCGGTCGATGCGGCCCAAGTGCTGATGGCGACCAATGCTTATACCGGCGATGTCGTGCCCCGCTTGCGCCGCACCGTGATCGCGGTCAATTCCTTCCAGGTCGCGACCGAGCCGCTCGGCGACAATGTGCGCAAGACCATTCTGCCCGAGGGCCATGTCTCGTCGGACACGCGCAAGCTGCTGCTCTATTTCCGCCTCGACCACCAGGGCCGCCTGCTGATGGGCGGGCGCGGGCCGTTCCGCGAGCCCAGGGGTGCGGACGATTGGGCACATCTGGAACGCGTGCTGGGCAAGCTGTTCCCGCAAGCAAAGGGCACGCCGATCGCCTATCGCTGGTGCGGCCGGGTTGCCGTCACGCGCGATTACCTGCCGCATCTGCACGAGCCGGCGCCGGGCCTGCTCGTCGACATCGGCTGCATGGGCCGCGGCGTCGGGCTGCAGACGACCATGGGCCGGGCGCTCGCGCGCTACCTGGGCTCGGGTAACCAGGCCGAACTGCCGCTGCCGGTCGTGCCGATCACGCCCATCCCTGCCCATGCGCTGAACCGGCTCTATGTCTCGGCAATTGTCGCCTGGTACCGCCTGACCGACGGTGGGGTGAAGTAG
- a CDS encoding amino acid ABC transporter ATP-binding protein, with protein MIELDDVHKRFGDHEVIRGVSATVARGEVVCIIGPSGSGKSTLLRCINGLETYEAGTIRIEGAKVDAHDPSIRAIRTQVSMVFQRFNLFPHRTALENVIEGPVFVKGEPRQEALERGRALLARVGLAGREDAKPGRLSGGQQQRVAIARALAMRPKAILFDEPTSALDPELVGEVLGVMRGLAEEGMTMVVVTHEMGFAREVADRVLFLDGGVIVEAGPARQLLTDPQHPRTQDFLRRVLNPI; from the coding sequence ATGATCGAACTCGACGACGTCCACAAGCGCTTCGGCGACCACGAGGTGATCCGCGGCGTCTCCGCGACGGTCGCGCGCGGCGAGGTCGTATGCATCATCGGCCCGTCCGGCTCCGGCAAGTCGACGCTGCTGCGCTGCATCAACGGGCTCGAGACCTACGAGGCCGGGACGATCCGCATCGAGGGCGCCAAGGTCGATGCCCATGATCCGTCGATCCGGGCGATCCGGACCCAGGTTTCGATGGTGTTCCAGCGCTTCAACCTGTTCCCGCATCGGACCGCGCTCGAGAACGTCATCGAAGGGCCGGTCTTCGTCAAAGGCGAGCCGCGCCAAGAGGCGCTCGAGCGCGGCCGCGCGCTCCTGGCCCGCGTCGGGCTTGCCGGGCGCGAGGATGCGAAGCCCGGCCGGCTTTCGGGCGGTCAGCAGCAGCGCGTCGCGATCGCCCGGGCGCTGGCCATGCGCCCGAAGGCGATCCTGTTCGACGAGCCGACCTCGGCGCTCGACCCGGAGCTGGTCGGCGAGGTGCTGGGCGTCATGCGGGGCCTGGCCGAGGAGGGCATGACCATGGTTGTGGTCACCCACGAGATGGGCTTCGCGCGCGAGGTCGCCGACCGGGTGCTGTTCCTCGACGGCGGCGTCATCGTCGAAGCGGGACCGGCGCGCCAGCTGCTCACCGACCCGCAGCATCCGCGCACCCAGGATTTCCTGCGCCGTGTGCTGAACCCGATCTGA
- a CDS encoding amino acid ABC transporter permease yields MDHFFADSAEFLPILLKGVWLTVLVSLGSLLLSTLLGLVWAFLRVSGLWPLATASRLIVNLIRGIPIIVQLFYIYFVLPDLGIALTAVQAGIVGLGIAYSAYQAENFRAGIEAIDHGQIEAAHSIGMGWWLVMRRVVLPQAVRIVLPSYGNIVIMMLKDSSQASTITVAELALQGKLIASSTFKNTTVFTLVALLYLCMSVPLILAVGHLERRAARR; encoded by the coding sequence ATGGATCATTTCTTCGCGGATTCGGCGGAATTCCTGCCGATTCTGCTCAAGGGCGTGTGGCTGACCGTGCTCGTCAGCCTCGGCTCACTGCTGCTGTCGACGCTGCTCGGCCTCGTCTGGGCGTTCCTGCGCGTCTCCGGCCTCTGGCCGCTTGCGACGGCGAGCCGGCTGATCGTCAACCTGATCCGCGGCATCCCGATCATCGTGCAGCTGTTCTACATCTATTTTGTGCTGCCGGACCTGGGCATTGCGCTGACCGCCGTCCAGGCCGGCATCGTCGGGCTCGGCATCGCCTATTCGGCCTATCAAGCGGAGAATTTCCGCGCCGGCATCGAGGCGATCGACCATGGCCAGATCGAAGCGGCCCATTCGATCGGCATGGGCTGGTGGCTGGTCATGCGCCGGGTCGTGCTGCCGCAGGCGGTGCGCATCGTGCTGCCGTCCTACGGCAACATCGTGATCATGATGCTGAAGGATTCCTCTCAGGCCTCCACCATCACGGTCGCGGAGCTGGCGCTGCAGGGCAAGCTCATTGCGTCGTCGACCTTCAAGAACACCACGGTCTTCACGCTGGTGGCGCTCCTGTACCTGTGCATGAGCGTGCCGCTGATCCTGGCCGTCGGCCATCTCGAGCGGCGGGCGGCGCGGCGATGA
- a CDS encoding ABC transporter substrate-binding protein gives MMRTRIFAAAALLCAGLWAGVAAFATGPAAAAEPVIKVGSTATGVPFTFLDTKTNQIQGIMVDLITAVGKDAGFAVEIEPMQFSALIPALTSNKIDVIAAAMFATDARRQVIDFTDTVYSYGEALVVPKADGKDYVSLKELEGKSAGAQVGTAFVEPLQKSGVFTEVKIYDTIPDILRDVNTGRIGAGFADYPIVAYNLAQGGFPDARLVKSYKPSVVGSVAIGLRKGDPMLAKLNTSLAKLEADGTVKKILAKWGLE, from the coding sequence ATGATGAGGACCAGGATCTTCGCCGCCGCCGCTTTGCTGTGTGCGGGGCTGTGGGCGGGTGTCGCCGCGTTCGCGACCGGACCTGCGGCCGCGGCCGAGCCGGTGATCAAGGTCGGCTCGACCGCGACCGGCGTGCCCTTCACCTTCCTCGACACGAAGACCAACCAGATCCAAGGCATCATGGTCGATCTCATCACGGCAGTCGGCAAGGATGCCGGCTTCGCGGTCGAGATCGAGCCGATGCAGTTCTCCGCGCTGATCCCGGCCTTGACCTCGAACAAGATCGACGTGATCGCGGCCGCCATGTTCGCGACGGACGCGCGGCGCCAGGTGATCGATTTCACGGACACGGTCTACAGCTATGGCGAGGCGCTCGTCGTGCCGAAGGCCGACGGCAAGGACTATGTCTCGCTCAAGGAGCTTGAGGGCAAGAGCGCCGGCGCCCAGGTCGGCACCGCCTTCGTCGAGCCGCTGCAGAAGAGCGGCGTGTTCACCGAGGTCAAGATCTACGACACGATCCCCGACATCCTGCGCGACGTGAACACCGGACGCATCGGCGCCGGCTTCGCCGACTATCCGATCGTGGCCTACAACCTGGCGCAGGGCGGCTTTCCGGACGCGCGGCTCGTCAAGAGCTACAAGCCCAGTGTCGTGGGCTCGGTCGCGATCGGCCTGCGCAAGGGCGACCCGATGCTGGCGAAGCTCAACACCTCGCTCGCCAAGCTCGAGGCCGACGGCACGGTCAAGAAGATCCTGGCCAAGTGGGGGCTCGAGTGA
- a CDS encoding cupin domain-containing protein — MSDMGSIGEAADGAATRDEAPAPTSPLDSSVGLRLRALRKQHRLSLQVLAGRLGVSIGHLSQIERGLSTASLKLLAGAADAFGVGLADLFPGAAPAAAATEPETSTIVVRQSERGRLGLWQAGITKELLTAPRGASRLNLFMVRIEPGGTTGEEDYVHGGEEAGFVLEGALELHVEGREWRLEPGDSFRFASDRPHRFGNPTDEVALVLWVNVTP; from the coding sequence ATGAGCGATATGGGTTCGATCGGCGAGGCGGCCGACGGAGCGGCGACCAGGGATGAAGCCCCCGCGCCGACGAGCCCGCTCGATTCCTCGGTCGGGCTGCGCCTGCGCGCGCTCCGGAAGCAGCACCGGCTGTCGTTGCAGGTGCTGGCGGGGCGGCTGGGCGTGTCGATCGGCCATCTGAGCCAGATCGAGCGCGGCCTCTCGACCGCATCGCTCAAGCTCCTGGCCGGCGCCGCCGATGCGTTCGGCGTGGGCCTCGCCGACCTGTTCCCGGGTGCCGCCCCCGCCGCTGCCGCGACCGAGCCGGAGACGAGCACCATCGTGGTCCGCCAGAGCGAGCGCGGGCGGCTCGGCCTCTGGCAGGCCGGCATCACCAAGGAGCTTTTGACCGCGCCGCGCGGGGCGAGCCGGCTCAACCTGTTCATGGTTCGCATCGAGCCCGGCGGCACGACAGGCGAGGAGGACTATGTCCATGGCGGCGAGGAGGCGGGTTTCGTCCTCGAAGGCGCGCTCGAGCTTCATGTCGAGGGGCGCGAGTGGCGGCTTGAGCCCGGCGACAGCTTCCGCTTCGCGAGCGACCGTCCGCACCGGTTCGGCAACCCGACGGATGAGGTCGCTCTCGTGCTCTGGGTCAACGTCACGCCTTGA
- a CDS encoding AEC family transporter — MIETILNGLLPVAFVIFLGWLSCRIGLLQHESAGVLATLVIRFALPFALFLGAAKTPPEKLENIDFGTCLAFGLMGGYLVALVVGRYLFRHDLKTATMQALVCGFPDMAYFGAPILAAMFGPEGFLAVLVGNLVTSIFMLPLTIVLTRVADKKEAGHHWGEAWHILSHALVGAAINPIVWLPLLGVALSFAHVALPDPVLASVDTIARAAGGTSLFALGIMLYGERFAINANVLANIGIKNFLQPGLMALGVALFGLSGGPARQVIITGAVPTATAASMFALKNNTYTADATATILLSTLLGIAIEAALIALLGT, encoded by the coding sequence GTGATCGAGACGATCCTGAACGGCCTGCTGCCGGTCGCCTTCGTCATCTTCCTCGGCTGGCTGTCCTGCCGAATCGGGCTCTTGCAGCACGAGAGCGCCGGCGTGCTCGCGACCCTGGTCATCCGCTTCGCCCTGCCCTTCGCGTTATTTTTGGGCGCCGCAAAGACGCCGCCCGAGAAGCTCGAGAACATCGACTTCGGCACCTGCCTCGCGTTCGGGCTCATGGGCGGCTACCTGGTGGCCCTTGTCGTCGGCCGTTACCTGTTCCGCCACGATCTCAAGACCGCCACCATGCAGGCGCTGGTCTGCGGCTTTCCCGACATGGCCTATTTCGGCGCGCCGATCCTCGCCGCGATGTTCGGGCCGGAAGGCTTTCTGGCCGTGCTCGTCGGCAATCTCGTCACCAGCATCTTCATGCTGCCGCTCACGATCGTGCTGACACGCGTTGCCGACAAGAAGGAAGCCGGCCATCACTGGGGCGAGGCCTGGCATATCCTGAGCCACGCCCTCGTCGGCGCCGCGATCAACCCGATCGTCTGGCTGCCGCTGCTGGGCGTGGCACTCAGCTTCGCCCATGTTGCCCTGCCCGACCCGGTCCTCGCCTCGGTCGACACGATCGCGCGCGCCGCGGGCGGCACATCGCTGTTCGCGCTCGGCATCATGCTCTATGGCGAGCGGTTCGCCATCAACGCGAACGTGCTGGCCAACATCGGCATCAAGAATTTCCTACAGCCGGGACTGATGGCGCTCGGCGTCGCCCTGTTCGGGCTTTCAGGCGGCCCGGCGCGGCAGGTCATCATCACCGGTGCCGTGCCGACCGCGACCGCCGCCTCGATGTTCGCGCTCAAGAACAACACCTACACGGCCGACGCCACGGCAACGATCCTGCTGAGTACCCTGCTCGGCATCGCCATCGAAGCAGCGCTGATCGCCCTGCTCGGCACCTGA
- a CDS encoding PA0069 family radical SAM protein, producing the protein MDPASPQGPRKGRGSLSNAVGRFEGYDRVEVDDGWGSADEPALPLATTLTEDTTRTIIARNKSPDVPFDRSINMYRGCEHGCVYCFARPTHAYLGLSPGLDFESRLFYKPRAAELLVQELSAAGYRCLPMALGTNTDPYQPIERELQLTRHILEVLRDFNHPVSIVTKGALVQRDIDILGPMAVKRQAKVAISITTLDRALARRMEPRAATPERRLETVRALADAGIPVGVMAAPMIPGLNDQELETILEAAKDAGAGTAGYVSLRLPLEIKDLFAEWLEAQVPLRAKHVLALVRDIRGGKLNSAEFGDRMRGGGAYADLLAQRFKLATRRLGLNQTRELGGLDCSQFRRPPRAGDQLSLF; encoded by the coding sequence ATGGATCCGGCATCGCCACAGGGGCCTCGCAAGGGCCGCGGCAGCCTTTCGAACGCGGTCGGCCGGTTCGAGGGCTATGACCGTGTCGAGGTCGACGACGGATGGGGCAGTGCCGACGAACCGGCCCTGCCGCTTGCAACCACGCTGACCGAGGACACGACCCGCACCATCATCGCCCGCAACAAGTCGCCGGACGTGCCGTTCGACCGCTCGATCAACATGTATCGGGGGTGCGAGCATGGCTGCGTCTATTGCTTCGCCCGACCGACGCACGCCTATCTGGGGCTCTCGCCCGGCCTCGATTTCGAGAGCCGGCTGTTCTACAAGCCGCGCGCGGCGGAGCTCTTGGTCCAGGAGCTGTCGGCGGCCGGCTATCGCTGCCTGCCGATGGCGCTCGGCACCAATACGGACCCCTATCAGCCCATCGAGCGCGAGCTGCAGCTGACCCGCCACATCCTCGAGGTGCTGCGCGACTTCAACCACCCGGTCTCGATCGTGACCAAGGGCGCGCTTGTCCAGCGCGATATCGACATCCTGGGGCCGATGGCGGTGAAGCGGCAGGCCAAGGTCGCGATCTCGATCACGACGCTCGACCGCGCGCTCGCCCGACGCATGGAGCCGCGCGCCGCGACGCCGGAGCGCCGACTGGAGACGGTCCGCGCTCTCGCCGACGCCGGCATTCCGGTCGGCGTCATGGCGGCGCCGATGATCCCGGGCCTCAATGACCAGGAGCTGGAGACGATCCTCGAGGCCGCCAAGGATGCTGGCGCCGGTACCGCCGGCTACGTGTCGCTGCGCTTGCCGCTCGAGATCAAGGACCTGTTCGCCGAATGGCTTGAAGCGCAGGTGCCACTCCGGGCGAAGCATGTGCTAGCGCTGGTGCGCGACATCCGCGGCGGCAAGCTCAATTCCGCCGAGTTCGGCGACCGGATGCGCGGCGGCGGCGCCTACGCCGATCTCTTGGCCCAGCGCTTCAAGCTCGCGACCCGCCGGCTCGGCCTCAACCAGACGCGCGAGCTTGGCGGGCTCGACTGCAGCCAGTTCCGCCGGCCGCCGCGGGCGGGCGACCAGCTGAGCCTGTTTTGA
- a CDS encoding LysR family transcriptional regulator — MPQPNLSHLAVFAAVARHCSFQRAAAEAGMSTSAVSHAIRGLEERLGVSLFNRTTRSVALTEAGQRLLERLQPALRDVGDALEEMNSFRATPAGTLRINTSRIAAHLLLAPLILPFLAAYPEIRLEIVEDDGLVDIVAGGFDAGIRFDEDVPEDMVGVRFGGPQRFAVVGSPGYFTRWPPPRHPPDLARHACIRHRFPSGRIFKWEFRQGSERFELEPAGPATLDMLGLGLRAALDGIGLAFLFEQLAAEAVADGRLVRVLDDWCPSYPGFMLYYPRQRRMPSALRAFIDMVRRPAL, encoded by the coding sequence ATGCCGCAGCCCAACCTGTCCCATCTCGCCGTCTTCGCGGCCGTCGCCCGGCACTGCAGCTTCCAGCGCGCGGCGGCGGAGGCGGGCATGTCGACCTCTGCCGTCAGCCACGCGATCCGCGGGCTCGAGGAGCGGCTGGGCGTCTCGCTGTTCAACCGCACGACCCGCAGCGTCGCGTTGACCGAGGCCGGCCAGCGCCTGCTCGAACGGCTGCAGCCGGCCTTGCGCGACGTGGGCGACGCGCTCGAAGAGATGAACAGCTTCCGTGCGACGCCCGCCGGCACCTTGCGCATCAATACGTCGCGCATCGCCGCCCACCTGCTGCTGGCGCCGTTGATCCTGCCCTTTCTCGCGGCATATCCCGAGATCCGCTTGGAGATCGTCGAGGATGACGGTCTGGTCGATATCGTCGCCGGCGGTTTCGACGCCGGCATCCGGTTCGACGAGGACGTGCCGGAAGACATGGTCGGCGTGCGCTTCGGCGGCCCGCAGCGCTTCGCTGTCGTGGGGTCGCCCGGCTATTTCACTCGCTGGCCGCCGCCGCGGCATCCGCCGGACCTGGCCCGGCACGCCTGCATCCGCCACCGTTTTCCGAGCGGCCGGATCTTCAAATGGGAATTCCGGCAGGGCTCGGAGCGGTTCGAGCTGGAACCCGCCGGGCCGGCGACGCTCGACATGCTGGGCCTCGGCCTGCGCGCGGCGCTCGACGGCATCGGCCTGGCCTTCCTGTTCGAGCAGCTGGCGGCCGAGGCTGTGGCCGACGGGCGGCTCGTCCGCGTGCTCGACGACTGGTGCCCGAGCTACCCGGGCTTCATGCTCTATTACCCGCGGCAGCGACGTATGCCCTCGGCCTTGCGCGCCTTCATCGACATGGTGCGCAGGCCGGCCCTCTGA
- a CDS encoding NAD(P)-dependent alcohol dehydrogenase, giving the protein MITVHGYAAHDAHSPLVPFTFERREPGPHDVQIDILYSGICHSDLHQARDHWSNALYPMVPGHEIVGRVVKVGAHVTKLKVGDFAGVGCMVDSCRACEACRDDLEQYCAEGATWTYNARERGSDQLTFGGYSDQIVVEERFVVKIPASLDLKAVAPLLCAGITTYSPLRHWQVGPGQKVGVIGLGGLGHMGIKFAKAMGAHVVMITTSPDKGRDASRLGADEVLISRDVDAMAAHAQSFDFLLNTIPVAHDLNPYMALLRRDRTMALVGVLTEIEPPLTGTSLIFGRKSVAGSAIGGMAETQEMIDFCAEHGIVSDVEIVPIQAVNEAYERLLKNDVKYRFVIDMASLRTAVA; this is encoded by the coding sequence ATGATCACCGTCCACGGCTATGCCGCGCACGACGCCCATTCCCCGCTCGTCCCCTTCACGTTCGAGCGGCGCGAGCCCGGGCCGCACGACGTGCAGATCGATATCCTCTACAGCGGCATCTGCCATTCCGACCTGCATCAGGCCCGCGACCATTGGAGCAATGCGCTCTATCCGATGGTGCCCGGCCACGAGATCGTCGGCCGGGTCGTCAAGGTCGGCGCCCATGTGACGAAGCTCAAGGTCGGCGACTTCGCCGGCGTCGGCTGCATGGTCGATTCGTGCCGCGCGTGCGAGGCCTGCCGCGACGACCTCGAGCAATATTGCGCGGAGGGCGCCACCTGGACCTACAACGCCCGGGAGCGCGGCAGCGACCAGCTGACCTTCGGCGGCTATTCCGACCAGATCGTGGTCGAGGAGCGGTTCGTGGTTAAGATCCCGGCGAGCCTCGACCTCAAGGCAGTGGCGCCGCTCTTGTGCGCCGGCATCACGACCTATTCGCCGCTGCGCCACTGGCAGGTCGGCCCCGGCCAGAAGGTCGGCGTCATCGGCTTGGGCGGCCTCGGCCACATGGGCATCAAGTTCGCGAAGGCGATGGGCGCCCATGTCGTCATGATCACGACCTCGCCCGACAAGGGCCGGGACGCGAGCCGGCTCGGCGCGGACGAGGTGCTGATCTCGCGCGATGTCGACGCGATGGCGGCCCACGCCCAGAGCTTCGACTTCCTGCTCAACACGATCCCGGTCGCCCACGACCTCAATCCCTACATGGCGCTCCTGAGGCGCGACCGGACCATGGCGCTCGTCGGCGTCTTGACCGAGATCGAACCGCCACTCACCGGCACGAGCCTGATCTTCGGCCGCAAGAGCGTCGCCGGTTCCGCCATCGGCGGCATGGCCGAGACGCAGGAGATGATCGATTTCTGCGCCGAGCACGGCATCGTCAGCGACGTCGAGATCGTGCCGATCCAGGCAGTCAACGAAGCCTACGAGCGGCTGCTCAAGAACGACGTCAAGTATCGCTTCGTCATCGACATGGCCTCGCTGCGCACGGCAGTGGCCTGA
- a CDS encoding aldo/keto reductase — translation MLEKRKLGRQGLEVSAIGLGCMGMSFAYGQPDEAESVATLDRAIELGCTFLDTAEIYGPFANEELLGRHLAGRRDRVTIATKFGFKLEGTRRIGVDSRPAHIREVVEASLRRLGTDRIDLLYQHRVDPAVPIEDVAGTVKDLIREGKVLHFGLSEAGEPTIRRAHAVQPVSALQSEYSVWERGADRVRPVLHELGIGFVPYSPLGRGFLTGAAKRAEDYPADDFRAARDPRLQGANFEANQRIAALVTGIARRHGATPAQVALAWLLQIADDIVPIPGTKRRKYLEENLGAATLQLTTEDVAVLDKAGSAAGARYGDGDLSLIDP, via the coding sequence ATGCTGGAAAAACGCAAACTCGGCCGCCAGGGCCTGGAAGTCTCCGCCATCGGGCTCGGCTGCATGGGCATGAGCTTCGCCTATGGCCAGCCGGACGAGGCGGAGTCGGTCGCGACGCTGGACCGGGCGATCGAGCTCGGCTGCACCTTCCTCGACACGGCCGAGATCTATGGGCCGTTCGCCAACGAGGAGCTGCTCGGCCGTCATCTGGCCGGCCGGCGCGACCGGGTGACTATCGCCACCAAGTTCGGCTTCAAGCTGGAGGGCACGCGTCGCATCGGCGTCGACAGCCGGCCGGCCCATATCCGCGAGGTGGTCGAGGCCTCCCTGAGGCGCCTCGGGACCGACCGTATCGACCTGCTCTACCAGCACCGGGTCGACCCTGCCGTGCCGATCGAGGACGTGGCCGGCACGGTCAAGGACCTGATCCGCGAGGGCAAGGTGCTGCATTTCGGCCTGTCGGAGGCAGGCGAGCCGACGATCCGGCGCGCCCATGCCGTCCAGCCGGTCTCCGCCCTGCAGAGCGAATATTCGGTCTGGGAGCGGGGCGCCGACCGTGTGCGCCCGGTGCTGCACGAGCTCGGCATCGGCTTCGTGCCGTACAGCCCCTTGGGCCGCGGCTTCCTCACCGGTGCGGCCAAGCGGGCCGAGGATTATCCAGCCGACGATTTCCGCGCGGCGCGCGACCCGCGGCTGCAGGGCGCCAATTTCGAGGCGAACCAGCGCATCGCAGCGCTCGTCACCGGCATCGCCCGGCGCCATGGGGCGACGCCGGCCCAGGTAGCGCTCGCCTGGCTGCTGCAGATCGCCGACGACATCGTGCCGATCCCCGGCACCAAGCGGCGGAAATATCTGGAGGAAAACTTGGGGGCCGCCACCCTGCAGCTCACCACCGAGGACGTTGCCGTCCTCGACAAGGCCGGCAGTGCCGCGGGCGCCCGTTATGGAGACGGCGATCTGTCGCTGATCGACCCGTGA